Proteins encoded in a region of the Nicotiana tomentosiformis chromosome 9, ASM39032v3, whole genome shotgun sequence genome:
- the LOC104100195 gene encoding proteinase inhibitor I-B-like isoform X2, translated as MEGKTMVKLSHVVAFLLLASLFQPLTARDLVFEVSDEIDVLRFPMAKENQVKTLDDVSKPFFCPGKQSWPELVGKPAETAKKIIEKENPIAKVQFLFPGMVKPLNYVCGRVFVVVNWKLIVQITPTMG; from the exons ATGGAGGGGAAGACTATGGTCAAGTTATCTCATGTGGTTGCTTTCTTGCTTCTTGCATCAC TTTTTCAACCTCTTACGGCAAGAGATCTGGTATTCGAAGTGAGTGATGAAATAGATGTCTTGCGATTTCCAATGGCAAAAGAAAACCAAGTGAAAACACTTGATGATGTCTCTAAACCCTTTTTTTGTCCAG GAAAGCAATCATGGCCTGAACTTGTGGGGAAGCCAGCGGAGACTGCTAAGAAAATAATTGAGAAAGAAAATCCCATAGCCAAAGTTCAGTTTTTGTTCCCTGGTATGGTTAAACCATTGAATTATGTTTGTGGTCGAGTTTTTGTGGTTGTTAACTGGAAACTCATTGTTCAAATTACTCCCACAATGGGTTAA